The following are encoded in a window of Mycobacterium sp. ELW1 genomic DNA:
- the hypD gene encoding hydrogenase formation protein HypD, which yields MKYLDEFRDPAAARTLVDAIRRQASRPWTIMEVCGGQTHSIIRNGIDQLLDGAVEFIHGPGCPVCVTPLEMIDRALEVAARDDVIFCSFGDMLRVPGSRHDLFSVRARGGDVRIVYSPLDATRIAADNPDKQVVFFGVGFETTAPANAMAVLHAQRLGLTNFSVLISHVLVPPAMTAILSSPTNRVQGFLAAGHVCTVMGTAEYGPLVEKFGVPIVVTGFEPLDLLEGVRQVVDQLESGTAELRNAYPRAVSDAGNTVAQQTLADVFTVVDRQWRGIGMIPRSGWALSPRYAEFDAELKFGVGHLHVQESAECHSGEVLQGLLKPNQCPAFGTTCTPRTPLGATMVSSEGACAAYYQFRRLGTSAHV from the coding sequence ATGAAGTATCTCGACGAGTTCCGCGATCCGGCCGCCGCCAGGACCCTCGTCGACGCGATCCGGCGCCAGGCCAGCCGCCCCTGGACGATCATGGAAGTGTGTGGCGGGCAGACGCATTCGATCATCCGGAACGGCATCGACCAGTTGCTCGACGGTGCGGTCGAGTTCATTCACGGTCCGGGGTGCCCGGTGTGCGTCACCCCGCTGGAGATGATCGATCGGGCATTGGAGGTTGCCGCCCGCGATGACGTCATCTTCTGTTCGTTCGGCGACATGCTCAGGGTGCCCGGTAGCCGCCACGACCTGTTCAGCGTGCGCGCCCGTGGTGGTGATGTCCGGATCGTCTACTCGCCCTTGGACGCCACCCGGATCGCCGCCGACAACCCCGACAAGCAGGTGGTGTTTTTCGGCGTCGGGTTCGAGACCACCGCCCCCGCCAATGCCATGGCGGTGCTGCACGCCCAACGTCTTGGCCTGACCAACTTTTCGGTGCTCATCTCGCACGTTCTGGTACCTCCCGCGATGACGGCCATTCTCAGCTCACCCACCAACCGAGTCCAGGGCTTCCTGGCCGCCGGCCACGTCTGCACCGTGATGGGCACCGCGGAATACGGGCCGCTCGTCGAGAAGTTTGGAGTGCCCATCGTGGTAACCGGATTCGAGCCGCTGGACCTGCTCGAAGGCGTGCGGCAGGTGGTCGATCAGCTCGAATCGGGTACCGCCGAACTGCGCAACGCCTATCCGCGGGCAGTCAGCGACGCCGGCAACACCGTGGCGCAGCAGACGCTCGCCGACGTGTTCACGGTGGTCGATCGGCAGTGGCGTGGCATCGGGATGATCCCGAGGTCGGGGTGGGCGCTCTCGCCGCGCTACGCCGAGTTCGACGCCGAACTCAAGTTCGGTGTCGGTCACCTGCACGTGCAGGAGTCGGCCGAATGCCACAGCGGCGAGGTGTTGCAGGGTCTGCTCAAGCCCAATCAATGCCCGGCATTCGGCACGACGTGCACGCCCCGTACCCCGCTGGGCGCCACCATGGTGTCCAGTGAGGGCGCGTGCGCGGCCTACTACCAGTTTCGGCGGTTGGGAACGTCGGCGCATGTCTGA
- a CDS encoding HypC/HybG/HupF family hydrogenase formation chaperone, which produces MCLGIPGKVIEIWEEAGTRMSTVDFGGTTKTVCLAYLPDMEIGEYTIVHAGFAITRLDEASANETLRMFRELGVLDEELGGAEGQGRREPA; this is translated from the coding sequence ATGTGCCTCGGAATCCCCGGCAAGGTGATCGAAATCTGGGAGGAGGCCGGCACCCGGATGTCGACCGTCGACTTCGGCGGCACCACCAAAACCGTGTGCCTGGCATATCTGCCCGACATGGAGATCGGCGAATACACAATCGTCCATGCGGGTTTCGCGATCACCCGACTCGACGAGGCCTCGGCCAACGAAACGTTGCGGATGTTCCGAGAACTCGGCGTGCTCGACGAAGAACTCGGTGGCGCCGAGGGGCAGGGCAGGAGGGAGCCGGCATGA
- the hypF gene encoding carbamoyltransferase HypF, which translates to MNVRVRLDIAGVVQGVGFRPAVARIAAELRLGGFVYNDAGSVHCELEGPAADVEAAIEAIRHRTPPMARIDELFSRHLEPHGDNGFEIIGSQSGDESRTLVPPDIAVCEDCLREMRDNADRRYGHPFITCTNCGPRYTVITDLPYDRPATTMAGFPMCPACEAEYHDPLDRRYHAQTIACPECGPRLTWQPAGGSSTFEDPIGAAVAALRAGLIVAVKGIGGFHLACRADDAAAVAELRRRKNRPAKPFAVMVADLAGAGEIAVLDDAASIALTAPSAPIVLIARRPGTVADDVAPALTDVGVMLAYSPVHHQLFDRLGRVPLVMTSANRGGSPIVFRDDDLGWIDGLADAVLTHDRPIHVPCEDSVVMIDDRGAHLPLRRSRGYAPLPVSVPGPLPERVILATGGDLKTTFCLVGADGHAHMSSHLGDMADLRTQGCFEAALEHLAFMTDRTPDVIACDLHPGYATTAWARRYAEGRPVIAVQHHHAHAVSLLAEHRRLGTPVIAVAYDGTGYGTDGTIWGGELLAITDAARFTRVGHVRHFALPGGDGAVRNPARIALDLLHRAGIEWAGDLPPVAALDENSLHILRQQIPRGLGCVPTTSMGRLFDAVSSLLGVCQEVSYEGQAAVELEHLARRGDPSPLDFRVADGVLDPAPVIAAIVEGLRRGTPAADLAAGFHDAVIRATATATTECARAAGISVIGLTGGVFANRLVLQGLRQVLTAGGFEVLSHRLVPCNDGGLALGQATIAAATLADGPASAVSERNGVCASESPAR; encoded by the coding sequence ATGAACGTGCGGGTGCGTCTGGACATCGCCGGGGTGGTGCAGGGCGTCGGTTTCCGCCCGGCGGTGGCACGGATCGCAGCCGAACTGCGGCTCGGCGGTTTCGTGTACAACGACGCGGGGTCGGTGCACTGCGAGCTGGAAGGCCCGGCAGCCGACGTCGAGGCGGCCATCGAGGCGATCCGGCACCGAACCCCGCCGATGGCGCGCATCGATGAACTGTTCAGCCGGCACCTGGAACCGCACGGCGACAACGGGTTTGAGATCATCGGCAGCCAGAGTGGCGACGAGTCCCGCACCCTCGTTCCGCCCGACATCGCGGTGTGCGAGGACTGTCTGCGCGAGATGCGCGACAACGCCGACCGCCGCTACGGGCATCCCTTCATCACCTGCACCAACTGCGGGCCGCGCTACACCGTGATCACCGATCTGCCGTACGACCGGCCCGCGACCACGATGGCCGGTTTCCCGATGTGCCCGGCGTGCGAGGCCGAGTACCACGATCCGCTGGATCGCCGCTATCACGCCCAGACCATCGCCTGCCCGGAGTGCGGACCTCGGCTGACGTGGCAGCCCGCCGGCGGCTCGTCGACATTCGAAGACCCGATCGGCGCGGCGGTGGCCGCGCTGCGGGCCGGGCTGATCGTCGCGGTCAAGGGGATCGGCGGATTCCATCTCGCCTGCCGTGCCGACGATGCCGCCGCCGTCGCCGAACTGCGCCGCCGCAAGAACCGGCCGGCCAAGCCGTTCGCGGTGATGGTCGCCGACCTGGCCGGTGCCGGCGAGATCGCAGTGCTCGACGACGCGGCGAGCATCGCCCTGACCGCGCCGTCGGCACCCATCGTGCTGATCGCCCGCCGGCCGGGAACGGTGGCCGACGATGTCGCGCCGGCCTTGACCGACGTCGGCGTGATGCTCGCCTACTCTCCGGTGCACCACCAGCTGTTCGATCGGCTCGGCCGCGTCCCGCTGGTGATGACGTCGGCGAACCGGGGCGGGTCACCGATCGTGTTCCGCGATGATGACCTCGGCTGGATCGACGGGCTGGCCGACGCCGTACTCACCCATGACCGTCCCATCCACGTGCCGTGCGAGGACTCGGTGGTGATGATCGACGACCGCGGCGCGCACCTGCCGTTGCGTCGCTCGCGCGGATACGCCCCGCTGCCGGTGTCGGTGCCCGGCCCGCTACCGGAGCGGGTCATTCTCGCCACCGGCGGCGACCTGAAAACCACCTTCTGTCTGGTTGGCGCGGACGGCCATGCCCACATGTCCTCCCATCTGGGCGATATGGCCGACCTGCGGACCCAGGGCTGCTTCGAAGCGGCGCTGGAGCATCTGGCGTTCATGACCGATCGCACCCCGGACGTGATCGCCTGTGACCTGCACCCCGGGTACGCCACCACCGCGTGGGCGCGGCGCTACGCCGAGGGCCGGCCCGTCATCGCCGTCCAGCACCATCACGCCCACGCCGTATCGCTGCTCGCCGAACACCGACGGCTGGGTACGCCGGTCATCGCGGTCGCCTACGACGGCACCGGCTACGGCACCGACGGCACCATCTGGGGCGGCGAGCTGCTGGCGATCACCGACGCCGCCCGCTTCACGCGGGTGGGCCACGTGCGGCATTTCGCGTTGCCCGGCGGTGACGGCGCGGTGCGCAATCCCGCTCGGATCGCCCTGGACCTGCTGCACCGTGCCGGCATCGAGTGGGCCGGCGACCTGCCGCCGGTGGCGGCGCTCGACGAGAACTCGCTGCACATCCTGCGCCAGCAGATCCCGCGCGGCCTCGGCTGTGTCCCCACGACCAGCATGGGGCGGCTCTTCGACGCGGTGTCCAGCCTGCTCGGCGTCTGCCAGGAGGTCAGCTACGAAGGCCAGGCCGCGGTGGAGCTCGAGCACCTGGCTCGACGGGGCGACCCGAGTCCGTTGGACTTCCGTGTCGCCGACGGTGTGCTGGACCCCGCGCCGGTGATCGCTGCGATCGTCGAGGGGCTGCGGCGCGGCACACCGGCTGCTGACCTGGCCGCCGGCTTCCATGACGCGGTGATCCGCGCGACCGCGACGGCAACCACCGAATGCGCTCGCGCGGCGGGGATTTCGGTCATCGGACTGACTGGCGGCGTGTTCGCCAATCGCCTTGTGCTGCAGGGCCTGCGGCAGGTGCTCACCGCGGGCGGCTTCGAGGTGCTCAGTCACCGGCTCGTGCCCTGCAATGACGGTGGGCTGGCGCTGGGCCAGGCGACCATCGCCGCCGCGACGCTCGCCGACGGGCCCGCCTCGGCTGTATCGGAAAGGAACGGCGTATGTGCCTCGGAATCCCCGGCAAGGTGA
- a CDS encoding hydrogenase maturation nickel metallochaperone HypA — MHELSLCHAIAGVVRPYAAGRRVDVVRVQIGALRQVVPDSLSFCWTLVRDHESMPEAELELEFVAAEVACHSCGQHSEIASRWTVSCPQCESTDTEIVRGNEFLVTSLDVT; from the coding sequence GTGCACGAATTGTCGCTGTGCCATGCGATTGCCGGGGTGGTGCGGCCATACGCGGCCGGCCGCCGTGTCGATGTGGTGCGGGTGCAGATCGGCGCGCTACGGCAGGTGGTGCCCGACTCATTGTCGTTCTGCTGGACGCTGGTCCGCGATCACGAGAGCATGCCCGAGGCTGAGTTGGAGCTCGAGTTCGTCGCCGCGGAGGTGGCCTGCCACAGCTGTGGACAGCATTCGGAGATCGCCTCCCGCTGGACGGTGTCCTGCCCGCAATGTGAGAGCACCGACACCGAAATCGTTCGGGGCAACGAGTTCCTGGTCACCTCACTGGACGTGACGTGA
- the hypB gene encoding hydrogenase nickel incorporation protein HypB has protein sequence MGRFHRHDDGTVHSHEHHSHDDGDHEHLSHDHGDHSGYVTGSQRIEVLEHIFAENDTRADINRAAFESNGIRALNLMSSPGSGKTTVLAATLDELADDLAVGVIEGDIATDLDAAKLGGRGAQISLLNTNNGFGGECHLDAPMVNRALQGLELPLLDLVIIENVGNLVCPAEFDVGEHAKAMVYSVTEGEDKPLKYPVMFRSVDIVLLNKIDLVPHLDADVDTYISRVREVNPTATILPVSARTGEGMAAWFDWVRRFASAAATAL, from the coding sequence ATGGGTAGGTTTCATCGTCACGACGACGGCACCGTGCACAGCCACGAGCATCATTCCCATGACGACGGCGACCACGAGCACCTTTCCCACGACCACGGCGACCACAGCGGCTATGTCACCGGCTCGCAACGGATCGAGGTGCTCGAACACATCTTCGCCGAGAACGACACCCGGGCCGACATCAACCGGGCGGCCTTCGAGAGCAACGGAATCCGGGCGCTCAACTTGATGAGCTCGCCGGGTTCGGGGAAGACGACGGTGCTGGCGGCCACTCTCGACGAGCTTGCGGATGATCTCGCCGTCGGCGTGATCGAGGGCGATATCGCGACCGACCTCGACGCCGCCAAGCTCGGCGGCCGCGGCGCGCAGATCTCCCTGCTCAACACCAACAACGGCTTCGGCGGCGAGTGCCACCTGGATGCCCCGATGGTCAACCGCGCGCTACAGGGCCTGGAGCTGCCGCTGCTGGATTTGGTCATCATCGAGAACGTCGGCAATCTGGTGTGCCCCGCGGAGTTCGACGTCGGCGAGCACGCCAAGGCGATGGTGTACTCGGTGACCGAGGGCGAGGACAAACCGCTGAAGTACCCGGTGATGTTCCGCTCCGTCGACATCGTGCTGCTGAACAAGATCGACCTGGTGCCCCATCTCGATGCCGACGTCGACACTTACATCTCGCGGGTCCGTGAGGTCAACCCGACGGCGACGATCCTGCCGGTGAGTGCACGCACCGGGGAAGGCATGGCGGCCTGGTTCGATTGGGTGCGCCGCTTCGCGTCCGCGGCGGCCACCGCGCTCTGA
- a CDS encoding cytochrome P450, protein MACPVDPAEFFGAEAIQDPYPLYEQLRAAGPVHQVGDSGFYLACSWPAITDVVARPQDFSSNLTATMTYSTSGRVVPFPMDGVGGATHILVTADDPVHAAHRKLVISQFSAKHVAALGPLIASVFEQQWSAGLADGRIEWMDAVANRLPMMIVTRLIGVPDVDTDRLAHWGCATTQLLDGLMSAEELAASMTAITELSGYIVKHLAQAIADPHDDLIGELARACRDGQLSEFTAQLILVSLFSAGGESTASLLGTAVSTLAGSPQLQAQLRDSPELLGGFIEETLRLEPPFRAHYRHVLRDTELCGVRLPADSRVLLLWGAANRDPEHFEAPNEFRLDRPNSKGHLSFGRGAHFCLGAPLARLEATTVLRLMLERTTWIETVDVGPWLPSVLARRHSSLELAVR, encoded by the coding sequence ATCGCGTGTCCGGTGGACCCGGCGGAGTTCTTCGGCGCGGAGGCCATCCAGGATCCCTATCCGCTGTACGAGCAGTTGCGCGCGGCGGGACCGGTCCATCAGGTCGGCGACTCCGGCTTTTATCTGGCCTGCTCGTGGCCCGCGATCACCGATGTCGTGGCGCGTCCGCAGGATTTCTCATCGAACCTCACCGCGACGATGACCTATTCCACCAGCGGTCGGGTGGTGCCGTTTCCGATGGACGGCGTCGGGGGAGCCACCCACATCCTGGTCACCGCTGACGATCCGGTGCATGCTGCTCACCGCAAGCTCGTGATCTCGCAGTTCTCCGCCAAACACGTTGCCGCTCTGGGGCCATTGATCGCAAGCGTCTTCGAACAACAGTGGTCCGCAGGCCTAGCCGACGGCCGCATCGAGTGGATGGACGCGGTAGCCAACCGATTGCCCATGATGATCGTGACCCGCCTCATCGGAGTGCCCGATGTCGACACCGATCGCCTGGCGCACTGGGGATGCGCGACGACTCAGCTGCTCGACGGGCTGATGTCGGCGGAGGAGCTCGCCGCGTCGATGACCGCGATCACCGAACTGTCCGGCTATATCGTCAAGCACCTCGCGCAGGCCATCGCGGACCCGCACGACGACCTGATCGGTGAGTTGGCCAGAGCCTGTCGTGACGGCCAGCTCAGTGAGTTCACCGCCCAGCTCATCCTGGTGTCATTGTTCAGTGCCGGTGGCGAATCCACCGCGTCGTTACTCGGAACAGCGGTGTCGACGTTGGCCGGCAGTCCGCAGCTCCAAGCTCAGCTCCGCGACAGCCCCGAATTGCTGGGTGGCTTCATCGAAGAGACGTTGCGGCTGGAGCCGCCGTTTCGCGCCCACTACCGCCACGTGTTGCGGGACACCGAGCTCTGCGGCGTCCGACTGCCCGCCGACTCCAGGGTCTTGTTGCTGTGGGGTGCGGCCAACCGCGATCCGGAGCACTTCGAGGCACCCAACGAATTCCGGCTCGACCGACCGAACAGCAAGGGGCATCTGTCGTTTGGCCGAGGCGCCCACTTCTGTCTCGGTGCGCCGTTGGCCCGGCTGGAGGCCACCACCGTCCTGCGCCTGATGCTCGAACGCACAACGTGGATCGAGACCGTCGACGTCGGACCGTGGTTACCCAGTGTGCTGGCACGGCGGCACTCGTCCCTGGAACTCGCGGTGCGCTGA
- a CDS encoding NHL repeat-containing protein, with protein MSRYTVRHNVSGLGTRVDVVPDVDRTDGWSPALWLGAPAPGGLALPPAKPSMSWMYSPRGVFLGDRHLVVADSGNHRVLIWHGIPEDDEQPADVVLGQPDGESEGRAAGGRGPERGMNLPTGVLVHDGRLVVADAWHHRILVWNSVPQTPDVAPDLVLGQPDATSVVENRGGECSASSLYWPFGIGMVGSAFWVADTGNRRVLGWRNGIPEPDQPADVVLGQPDAATREENRGGAVGPATFRWPHDITGHEDLLLVADAGDHRLLGWSPPPEADRGADSVLGQPDFTSALEWPYGPHTSDRLRFPYAACLDGERLAVADTANNRILLWDGIPADGRGADHVLAQPDFGSNGENRWTSVQRDTLCWPYGLSLHGDMLAVADSGNNRVMIWRRP; from the coding sequence ATGAGCCGCTACACCGTCCGGCACAACGTGAGCGGATTGGGCACCCGCGTTGATGTGGTACCCGACGTCGACCGCACCGACGGCTGGTCACCCGCGCTGTGGCTGGGCGCACCGGCCCCCGGCGGGCTGGCACTTCCGCCGGCGAAACCGTCCATGTCGTGGATGTATTCACCACGCGGCGTGTTCCTCGGGGACCGGCACCTGGTGGTGGCCGACTCGGGAAATCATCGCGTCCTGATCTGGCATGGAATCCCCGAAGACGATGAGCAGCCTGCCGACGTCGTGCTCGGACAACCAGACGGTGAGTCGGAGGGCCGCGCGGCCGGCGGTCGCGGTCCGGAACGCGGAATGAACCTGCCGACCGGGGTGCTGGTGCATGATGGCCGGCTCGTCGTCGCGGACGCCTGGCATCACCGGATCCTGGTGTGGAACAGCGTGCCGCAGACACCTGACGTGGCGCCCGACCTTGTGCTCGGCCAGCCCGATGCCACCTCGGTGGTGGAGAACCGCGGCGGTGAATGCTCGGCGTCAAGCCTGTACTGGCCATTCGGCATCGGGATGGTCGGCTCGGCGTTCTGGGTTGCCGACACCGGCAATCGCCGGGTTCTCGGGTGGCGCAACGGGATACCCGAACCGGATCAGCCCGCCGATGTCGTGCTGGGTCAGCCCGACGCGGCCACCCGGGAGGAGAACCGGGGCGGTGCCGTCGGGCCGGCCACGTTCCGCTGGCCGCACGACATCACCGGCCACGAGGACCTGCTGTTGGTCGCCGACGCCGGCGATCACCGGCTGCTGGGCTGGTCGCCCCCGCCGGAGGCCGACCGTGGCGCCGATTCCGTGCTCGGCCAGCCGGATTTCACCAGTGCGCTCGAATGGCCCTATGGGCCGCACACCTCGGACCGGTTGCGCTTCCCCTATGCGGCGTGTCTGGACGGCGAGCGCCTCGCCGTGGCCGATACCGCCAACAACCGGATTCTGTTGTGGGACGGCATCCCCGCCGATGGACGCGGAGCCGATCACGTGCTGGCTCAACCGGATTTCGGCTCCAATGGCGAGAATCGGTGGACCTCGGTGCAACGCGACACGCTCTGCTGGCCGTACGGCTTGTCGCTGCACGGGGACATGCTGGCCGTCGCCGACTCCGGCAACAACCGAGTGATGATCTGGCGGCGGCCGTGA
- a CDS encoding NifU family protein translates to MSTTTERPVTEPTFEDLAKRVDDAVAALGALDPAAREVAEELKAAIEQIHRAGLVTMVRRMRSDDPARDVLFDLVDDPTVHLLLSLHGIVRPDPVTHANQVLASVRPQLNSHGGDVTLVRVDDGTAYVRLEGACNGCSMSAVTLRNLVEEALVQGVPAISAVEVLPNEPTPTLIPIEALRIGHDPAGEGWVDVGPAAGLAVDDLSPLSVTTADGTRAEVIVVNAGRRLSAYRNECAHEALPLDNAILDLESNTLTCPWHGFCYDATSGECLSAPGAQLEQLPLRVDDGVVWVRVGG, encoded by the coding sequence GTGTCGACGACCACTGAACGGCCGGTGACGGAGCCGACGTTCGAAGACCTCGCCAAGCGTGTCGATGACGCGGTGGCCGCGCTGGGTGCTCTGGATCCCGCGGCGCGCGAGGTTGCCGAGGAGCTCAAGGCGGCGATCGAGCAGATCCACCGTGCCGGGTTGGTGACGATGGTGCGCCGGATGCGGTCCGACGATCCGGCACGGGACGTGTTGTTCGACTTGGTGGACGATCCGACCGTGCATCTGCTGCTGTCGTTGCATGGGATCGTGCGCCCGGATCCGGTCACCCACGCCAACCAGGTGCTGGCCTCGGTGCGTCCACAACTGAACAGCCACGGCGGAGACGTGACCCTGGTGCGGGTGGACGACGGCACGGCGTACGTCCGCCTGGAAGGAGCGTGCAACGGCTGTTCCATGTCGGCGGTGACGTTGCGCAACCTGGTGGAAGAGGCTCTGGTGCAGGGTGTCCCGGCGATCTCGGCGGTGGAGGTGTTGCCGAACGAGCCGACACCGACCCTGATTCCGATCGAGGCGCTCCGGATCGGGCATGACCCGGCTGGTGAGGGCTGGGTCGACGTGGGCCCGGCCGCTGGTCTGGCCGTCGACGATCTGTCGCCGCTGAGCGTGACGACAGCCGACGGCACGCGCGCCGAGGTGATCGTGGTCAATGCCGGCCGGCGACTGTCGGCCTACCGCAACGAGTGTGCGCACGAAGCACTTCCGTTGGACAACGCGATACTCGACCTGGAGAGCAACACGCTGACCTGTCCGTGGCACGGCTTCTGTTACGACGCGACGTCGGGGGAGTGTCTCAGCGCTCCCGGCGCGCAGCTGGAGCAGCTGCCGTTGCGCGTCGACGACGGTGTCGTCTGGGTTCGCGTCGGCGGATGA
- a CDS encoding hydrogenase maturation protease, producing the protein MVGCGNLLRGDDGVGPVLVRHLWERGVPAGARLVDGGTAGMDVAFQMRGAERVVIIDASATGAAPGTIYRVPGEELADLPPLQGLHTHSFRWDHAIAFAHWALADDCPSDITVFLIEAGGVELGADLSDPVQAAMEQVIDVLERDFLGPLRPPVGDDVSVQFTEDGYVRLDAALAANRFPSDAVAAMVRDDDLWLFPLRGPRSGGLLLKQRNPAGDRSLLIREVLADRLVTGAHQAFWDHAQQALRIPLESAR; encoded by the coding sequence GTGGTGGGCTGCGGCAACCTGCTGCGCGGAGACGACGGTGTCGGACCGGTTCTGGTCCGGCACCTCTGGGAGCGTGGTGTGCCCGCCGGCGCTCGTCTGGTCGACGGCGGCACCGCGGGCATGGACGTCGCGTTCCAGATGCGGGGCGCCGAGCGGGTCGTCATCATCGACGCCTCGGCTACCGGCGCGGCCCCGGGGACCATCTACCGCGTCCCCGGCGAGGAGCTGGCCGACCTGCCACCCCTACAGGGTTTGCACACCCACTCGTTCCGGTGGGATCACGCGATCGCGTTCGCTCACTGGGCGCTGGCCGATGACTGCCCCAGCGACATCACGGTGTTCCTGATCGAGGCGGGCGGCGTCGAGCTGGGCGCTGACCTCTCGGACCCGGTGCAGGCCGCGATGGAGCAGGTGATCGACGTTCTCGAGCGGGACTTTCTGGGGCCATTGCGACCCCCGGTCGGCGACGACGTCTCGGTACAGTTCACCGAAGACGGGTATGTGCGCCTCGATGCGGCGTTGGCGGCCAACCGATTTCCCTCGGACGCCGTGGCGGCGATGGTGCGCGACGACGACCTCTGGTTGTTCCCGCTGCGCGGCCCTCGCAGCGGGGGGCTGCTGCTCAAACAGCGCAACCCTGCGGGCGACCGGTCCCTCCTGATCCGTGAAGTGCTGGCGGATCGCCTCGTCACCGGCGCTCATCAGGCATTCTGGGACCATGCCCAACAGGCGTTGCGGATTCCGCTGGAGTCGGCGCGGTGA
- a CDS encoding nickel-dependent hydrogenase large subunit: MTALDLYVSPLGRVEGDLDVRVTIDDGVVTSAWTEAAMFRGFEIILRGKDPQAGLVVCPRICGICGGSHLYKSAYALDTAWRTHMPANATLIRNIAQACETLQSIPRYFYALFAIDLTNKNYAKSKLYDEAVRRFAPYVGTSYQPGVVLSNKPVEVYAIFGGQWPHSSFMVPGGVMCAPTLSDVTRSIAILEHWKDNWLEGRWLGCSIDRWLENKTWDDVLAWVDENESQYNSDCGFFIRYALDIGLDKYGQGVGNYIATGTYFDPTLYENPTIEGRNAALIGRGGIYAQGQWHEFDQANVREDTSHSFYQGSKPLHPFEGETIPIDPEEGRKQGKYSWAKSPRYAVGDLGTIPLEAGPLARRIAAGGPNAAPHQDNDPLFVDIMNKIGPSVLTRQLARMHEAPKYYKWVKGWLDQLDLKESFYTKPTEYAEGKGFGSTEAARGSLSDWIVIEDNKIKNYQVVTPTAWNIGPRDGNEVLGPIEKALVGSPIVDPDDPVELGHVARSFDSCLVCTVHAYDGKTGKELSKFVINGMV; this comes from the coding sequence ATGACCGCGCTCGACCTTTACGTCAGCCCATTGGGCCGTGTCGAGGGTGACCTCGATGTCCGGGTCACCATTGACGACGGCGTCGTGACGTCGGCATGGACGGAAGCCGCGATGTTCCGCGGCTTCGAGATCATCCTGCGGGGCAAGGACCCGCAGGCCGGTCTCGTCGTGTGCCCCCGCATCTGCGGGATCTGTGGCGGCAGCCATCTCTACAAGTCGGCCTACGCTCTGGACACCGCGTGGCGCACCCACATGCCGGCGAACGCGACACTGATCCGCAACATCGCCCAGGCATGCGAAACGCTGCAGTCGATTCCCCGCTACTTCTACGCGCTGTTCGCCATCGACCTGACCAACAAGAACTACGCCAAGTCCAAGCTCTATGACGAGGCGGTTCGCCGCTTCGCACCCTACGTCGGTACCAGTTACCAACCGGGAGTGGTGCTTTCGAACAAGCCCGTCGAGGTGTACGCGATCTTCGGCGGTCAGTGGCCGCACTCGAGCTTCATGGTGCCCGGCGGCGTCATGTGTGCGCCCACGCTGTCGGACGTGACACGCTCGATCGCGATCCTGGAGCACTGGAAGGACAACTGGCTCGAAGGCCGGTGGCTGGGCTGCAGCATCGACCGGTGGCTGGAGAACAAGACCTGGGACGACGTTCTGGCCTGGGTCGACGAGAACGAATCCCAGTACAACAGCGACTGCGGCTTTTTCATCCGCTACGCCCTCGATATCGGCCTGGACAAATACGGCCAGGGCGTGGGCAACTACATCGCCACCGGCACCTACTTCGACCCGACGCTGTACGAGAATCCCACCATCGAGGGCCGCAACGCGGCACTGATCGGCCGCGGTGGCATCTACGCGCAGGGCCAGTGGCACGAGTTCGACCAGGCCAATGTCCGAGAGGACACCAGCCATTCCTTCTATCAGGGCAGCAAGCCGTTGCACCCGTTCGAGGGCGAGACCATTCCGATCGACCCCGAAGAGGGCCGCAAGCAAGGCAAGTACAGCTGGGCGAAGTCGCCGCGCTACGCCGTCGGCGACCTGGGCACCATCCCGCTGGAAGCCGGACCGCTGGCCCGCCGGATAGCCGCGGGCGGCCCCAACGCCGCACCGCACCAGGACAACGACCCGTTGTTCGTCGACATCATGAACAAGATCGGGCCGAGTGTCCTGACCCGCCAGCTGGCCCGCATGCACGAAGCACCCAAGTACTACAAGTGGGTCAAGGGCTGGCTGGACCAGCTCGACCTCAAGGAGAGCTTCTACACCAAGCCCACCGAATACGCCGAGGGCAAGGGCTTCGGCTCCACCGAGGCTGCCCGCGGCTCGCTGAGCGACTGGATTGTCATCGAGGACAACAAGATCAAGAACTACCAGGTCGTCACCCCGACAGCGTGGAACATCGGGCCACGGGACGGCAACGAGGTTCTGGGTCCCATCGAGAAGGCACTGGTGGGTTCACCGATCGTCGATCCCGACGATCCGGTAGAGCTCGGACATGTGGCACGCAGCTTCGACTCCTGCCTGGTGTGCACCGTGCACGCCTACGACGGCAAGACAGGCAAGGAGCTCTCGAAGTTCGTCATAAACGGAATGGTGTGA